In one Streptomyces sp. T12 genomic region, the following are encoded:
- a CDS encoding YciI family protein — protein MAKYLLLKHYRGAPAPVNNVPMDQWTPEEISAHMQYMNDFAARLEKTGEFVDGQALAPEGTWVRYDGEGRPPVTDGPFAETKDLIAGWMVIDVDSYERAVELAGELSAAPGAGGKPIHEWLELRPFYGVSPTITE, from the coding sequence ATGGCCAAGTACCTGCTGCTGAAGCACTACCGCGGCGCTCCGGCTCCGGTGAACAACGTGCCGATGGACCAGTGGACGCCCGAGGAGATCTCGGCGCACATGCAGTACATGAACGACTTCGCGGCCCGGCTCGAGAAGACCGGCGAGTTCGTCGACGGTCAGGCGCTCGCTCCCGAGGGGACGTGGGTCCGGTACGACGGTGAGGGGCGCCCGCCGGTCACCGACGGCCCGTTCGCCGAGACCAAGGACCTCATCGCCGGCTGGATGGTGATCGACGTCGACAGCTACGAGCGCGCGGTCGAACTGGCCGGGGAGCTGTCGGCCGCCCCCGGGGCGGGCGGGAAGCCGATCCACGAGTGGCTCGAGCTGCGCCCGTTCTACGGCGTGTCGCCCACCATCACGGAGTGA